The following are encoded together in the Scomber japonicus isolate fScoJap1 chromosome 20, fScoJap1.pri, whole genome shotgun sequence genome:
- the LOC128381105 gene encoding GTPase IMAP family member 9-like, which produces MTKQAFLSTLPTVTACGPTSGIGFPTIRIVMVGKTGAGKSASGNTILGKQCFKSEFCPQSLTKICKKADGEVDGQNVTVIDTPGLFDTGNTEEKTVKDIAQSIACASPGPHIFLVVIKLDRFTEEEKQTVQKIQKIFGEEANKYSMILFTHGDVLEGKPIEEFLKNSKDLQQLVTKCNNQYHVFNNKMEDRSQVSELLKNIRNINMKNGGSYYTTEMFKKAERVIEEERERKLREAQNRVMQERLSKPKKKQELQARKKAEDSTWVIQLLIQSSNVVGSLLQLILLFKRR; this is translated from the exons ATGACAAAACAAG CCTTTTTGTCTACACTTCCCACAGTTACAGCTTGTGGCCCCACTTCTGGCATAGGATTCCCCACCATCAGGATTGTGATGGTGGGGAAGACTGGAGCTGGGAAGAGCGCCTCAGGAAACACCATTCTGGGGAAACAGTGCTTTAAATCTGAGTTTTGCCCTCAATCTTTGACAAAGATCTGTAAAAAGGCTGATGGTGAGGTGGATGGACAAAATGTTACTGTTATCGACACTCCAGGCCTGTTTGACACCGGGAACACTGAAGAGAAAACAGTTAAAGATATTGCCCAGAGCATTGCTTGTGCTTCTCCTGGACCTCATATCTTCCTGGTCGTCATCAAACTGGACAGattcacagaggaagaaaagcaaacagtgCAGAAGATTCAGAAAATCTTTGGTGAGGAAGCCAACAAATACAGCATGATTCTCTTTACCCATGGTGACGTGCTTGAAGGAAAACCTATCGAGGAGTTTTTGAAGAACAGCAAAGATCTGCAGCAACTTGTGACAAAATGTAACAACCAGTACCACGTGTTCAATAATAAGATGGAGGATCGTTCTCAGGTCAGCGAGCTGCTCAAGAACATCAGAAATATAAACATGAAGAATGGAGGAAGCTACTACACCACTGAAATGTTcaaaaaagcagagagagtgattgaagaggagagagagaggaagctaCGGGAAGCACAAAACAGGGTAATGCAAGAAAGACTGAGTAAACCCAAGAAAAAGCAAGAACTTCAGGCCAGAAAGAAAGCTGAGGACAGCACTTGGGTCATCCAACTGCTAATTCAAAGTTCCAATGTGGTTGGTTCACTTCTTCAATTAATCTTACTTTTCAAAAGGAGATAG